aaactacgtagttttacattttccatttataaaatacatattattaaaaaaaatcaaattggaCTCATTGACAAACCCGcttatgaacattataatcaacTTATTCATGAGCTCAAGCTCAAGCTCAAGCTCGGCTTATTTACAAATTAAGACTCAACATGATCAAAGTTTTATCGAACCGAACATCTTTTGGATCAAATTGACCTTACAATCCAAGTTTCAGGACTATATCTTGACTAACTTGGACAGTGCACAATTGTTGCTATTCACAACTAGAAAAACACATGGATAACTTTACATAAAAACTAAGCATCTGTTGGATTTAGTTGTTATTGTTTTCGTCACATCTATTGTTtgaagtaaaaaaaacaaaaaagaagcTACAAAGCGGAAAACCAATCGGAAAACTGCATCACTTAACGAAATTTGGACAGTGTTTTATTGTAAATCAGATGGTTGTAACATAAGAACCAATTTGTTCATCTCTGTAATGGAAACAACAAAAGCTAATGAAGTACAATTGATCTGTAAAATTGAAACTAGTATATCTTTTACTTCTTCATGAGAAGAACAACAGTATGAGCAGCAATACTTCTGTTTTCGCCCAAGCTATCGACTTTTTCATGAGTTTTGGCCTTGAGATTTATCACAGAAGGATCTGCTCCAAGCAGTTCACACAAATTGGCTCTGATTGCTTCCTTGTGAGGACTCAATTTGGGTCTTTGAAGAATCAAGGTTGCATCCAAGTTTCCAATATCATATCCTGCCTCATGCATCAGTTTTACCTGAAAATAACAATGGATAATTTTGATCAAATGGGTTCACACTACcgtagttgttaaaggcgcagCGTGCACTAAGGCGctaaggggtcctggagcctaggcTCAAGGCGCAATGCAGGGCACGTAGGATGGATGGTGCATTTGTTGTTCATGTTACCCCGGGAAATATAATAAACTATGATAAGCACGTATGGCAATTGATGCAACACCTACACACAAGGGCGGAAGCAAGACAAAGTCTCGCAATGGAGGCTGAAGCAGCTCCCTCCTCTGAGAGAACCTTGGGTGTCAACGGCAAGCCAGTGGGACGACAGACCCTTGGCAAATTGAGTTGCTcgtttggttttccttgtagttattttttgttttttcacacCAAACAGTAGATATAAAGTGTCTGGCTGTGATTGAGAAACAAcaacagctgaaccaaataAGCCCTAAATGGTGATGAACAACTATTTTGCGTTGCCTGTATCTATAAACTGCATAATCATCTACAAGGGCAGATAAGTTACTGAAAGGCTTGTTCAACAAAATTTTGTTTACATGTTACAACACTACTAAATCACTACAGATGAGAGATCTTAATTCATTTTAGCACAAGCCTGTTCACATAGTTATTTAGCACTATCATTGTGATAATGGAACTCTATTGACACTTTTTGATTATCTTGTCCTCACTCAGTGCAACTAGAATTCAACTCTACTCTGAACTTTTCCTCTTATTCATTCCATCTATGGCAGAACATGAGACCAGTTTATTGTGAGCCTTCAAAAAGAAGTCAGTACATATTGtacttgaacttgcttaaatgACCTATCGGCTCCCGAACCTACTTAAAGTGACATATTGACGGCTAAACTTGCTAAAAGTGACCTAATAACTcattgaacttgcttaaaatgatagGCACTTCAACTTGTCCAAATCTCACTTTGCTCTGTCACATATAACTTTAGAGGTTAATCATGTTGTTCTAAGCAAGTTCAGTTCAAGTGCTAATAAGACATCTCCAAAGTTCAGGAGCTTCATGTATTAAGCATAGAATTTATGATCTATACTCCAGTGTTTAAGGAAAGAACCGTAAAACAATCGGTTCTTCAAACAATCTCAACCAGAACATGAAAGCTCAGAAGTAGTTTCTCATATGTACAAGgaaataaaagcaaaaaaagGAGAGTAAAGAACTCACAGCTTCTTCAATAAAAACAGAAGATGCAGCTCCTTTCCACTTCGGATCAGAATCAGGGAAAATCTGACCAATATCAGGAAGCCCTAATGCGCCCAATATTGCATCCACAACACAGTGCAACAACACATCTCCTGCAATCAAAAAAGGGGGAAAAAAACAAATTCAACTTCAATTCGTCCCCAAACAACTTTAAAAGCTGAAACCCAATCACAAATCTTCCCCAATTCGAACTGTAATAGATTCAATTGACAACGAAATCGAGTAAAATTACCATCGGAGTGAGCCTCGCAGCCTCTCTCATGTGGAATATTAATCCCACCGATGATCAAAGGGTAACCAGGCTCCAAGCGATGAAGATCGAAGCCGTGACCTATTCTGAAAGGCAAAGATTTTGGTCCTTTGGAGGAAGTAGTAGGTGCATCGGTTTGAACAGCTGTGGTTCCTGCAGCTGCAGAAATGGAAAGCCTGGTAATTGGTTTtgaagaaagagatgaagatgATGGTTTGTATTGGAAAGGAAGAGGGCTGATTTTGGTGGTATTGGTGGTGTTGCTATTATTGGTGGAGATTGGAGAATAAGAGGTGTATAATTGAGTAGCCATAGCCATTGGAGATGTTTTGCAGAAGCAGCTTCTATGTTTGGgttcttttgttttgttttcaatATTTATGCTTAAGTTGTGTACTTCGTCAAAAAATggctctttttctttctttctttcatttattttattttattgtcttTTTCCTAAACAACACGTGAATATaattttgggtaaatttcaaataaaacttatATAGTTTCACtgattttcagatattttttttttgtcaaaacgaggattgaggtttctcatttagattaatgctattaaaaccatttttaacgacctgaaaatgaaaattttcaagaattaaagttgttcaatgttatatttttttttatggaactacattttttattttcgaaaatcatcttttttggaactttctctctctaaacattaactttctctctttttaccaaacatcatctaaataatctcaaaataaaaaagttgaagaattaaagttgcttagaatattagtagttcttaaaatatgtaatttttgaagtcgtcaatagtgattttaataatatcaatcgaaaaagttcTTATTtttctaaagttgaaaacctcaatcctcgttttgacaaaaagtaaaccacagtcctttatctgaaaattaataaaaccacatgagttttatttgaaatttaccctataattttttaaaacaaaacatcTTTCACCAGTGTAGAAAATAATTctgaatttcattttttattttaataaaattatttttctcaaaaaaaaaattattggattttattttaataaaatcattccaAAACCAAAAAATAAGTAGATCAGTGATGTGGCAACTGCTAgccacacacaaaaaaaaaaaattcattcccAAACGTGATGATCAAACTCTAGATCTTTGGTTAAGGGAGGATAAGCTTTTACCACTCCACCACAACTTCGTGGTTAAACTTTATTGTGTATAATATGATTGTTGTGcgaaaactatatgtatatatcaatGTCATGTAAGAGTTTCAAACATTTGAAttaagtaaataataaatatattttattttcggGTGACTCTTATGCCATTATTCAAATGATTTTCTCTGTTTGAAATTGAcggaataattttattgaaataaaaataaaaatttaataactttattaaaataaaatgatattaaTAACCTTTCAGTAACTCCATACGTACTAAGTTGCTGGCTAATACTTGATTAAAATagcattatttatttaatacatTTAAAAATAGCTCAGAAGTAATTCTCATttctaatataaaaaaaaaagtattggcCTTGTTTGGGAATTAGTTGTTAGttgttagttgttagctgatttgattagctgtttgtgtagacctgtttggtaaaaattagttgattgataatagcggtttgtgcaaaaagacgaataagggcatttcttttttaatacataaaaatatacataaaataattagggttaaagaagttcattaattttaatattgcaaaacgctaattgaaaaagctcctaaaatgggctttttctaaattagcgttttcatcacaaaactctctcccaaacctctctccaccaaacactccaatcagcggtttcaatggtcaaaccgctaaagttagccaaaaccgctctttttatcccaaaacgctattTACCAAACAAGGCCATTGTTGATCAATAGTAATCCTACATATTAAAATAATGATTAATACTTGATTTTAAGAAAAGaacattatttatttaatatgcaTTTGAAAATAAACTTCTAACACCCATAAAaagatttatatatatttgatgtcaatataaatttagaaaaatgaaaaaatcagaaaatataTAATCAAATTTGGACAGCTCAATGAAGTCTGCTACACATGGGATGGGGTGGTCAACAACATACAGCATATATATAGTATAGTAATCCATGTTAATAAGGCTGCATTAACCACAAGTACAACTAATTAATTTCAGTAGCTCATATGCAAATTCCCATGCggatattatatattattatttctgGAGTTGAATTCAGACCTAAATAGATTTTGTCAACAAAGGGCGGCTacactgtaaaaaaaaaaaaaaattataaaattgggtaaAATTGAAAGattatttaacccatttatctaacctactatatatctagactatttttgtATAACTTTCTTATaatatccttaatatatatatataacacttagaaattttgtactctttcttctttctccattccattccattccatCTGACTTCGCTGATTTTGCAATATGTGAAGTATGCGAAGATAATGTTTGGTTCAGTAGATGATTTTAATTCGCAGATTTCGTAATATGCAAAGCATGCAAAGACAATATTAATCCGCAGATTAACTTTCGTTttcgcagatttcgcaatatacGAAGTAAAAGACGTGTTTTTAGACAGTATTATTTTTGCAGATTTCACAATATACGAAGTAAAAGACGTGTTTTTAGGCAGTATTAttttcgcatattgcgaaatctgcaAAGTgatatatgataaaaaaaaatgcataacaACAAGGGtgcaacaataattctaacattaaaatcataacattatcaaaatttacaacaagattgcaacaaaaacaacattaaaatcataacattatcaaaatttataacaaaattgcaacaataacaacattaaaatcatttcaaagtcaatATGACCAATCTTGATGAAATCCCTGTTTCAGAGAAGAATCCAAGAAAAATCAGCAGGTTTACACATCCTTTGCATCCCAGTACACCGTCTTCTtaaaagggatgttatgtattcaactaccttcacaaaaattaaaTCGTGTTAGGAAGAAAAAtgacgatttggcttcgcgaaagaAGATTCCACGAAGTCTGTGAAGAGAAATGTGCAAGAAAGATAAcaatttggcttcgcgaaaaaAGAttccgctcctaagactcgaacctgtGATCTcttggtcacacggcaacaacgtttaccgttgcgccaaggctcgccctctatcaataaccatatgataaacgCATAAAAACAATGAAAATAACGTCGAATAACGATTTTTTTGATCcacacaagaagaaagaaaccaagagatgagaagaaacaggaagatgaagaaccatggcttaaTTTTCTAgcaataggaagatgaagaatcaagagatgaataTAGAGAAAATAGAAATACATGTTGATGAAgaaaatggtgcagatttcgcaatataaAAGAAGAGAGGAAGATCAAATGTTTGAGAAGGGAAAAGAAACCGTGCAAGGAAGAGGaagggggaagatgaaaggttggggtattttgagaaagtcacataaaaatagtctagatatgtagtatattggataaatgaattaaatatgtaaattgacccaattttataatttcctacaaaaaaaaaatataagttaCAAATTTAAATATGATTATTAGAGAAGATCACGTTTAGTCTTTCacgttacaaaaaaaaaaaaaaaaagcaatttaAGTCTAAATTTTATTAGATGATACATTTGAAACCTTGTTAGATGATATATATGGAAGTGCAATCAatgattattttgtttttaataaagtaactattattttattttgttcatCTTTGGATGATGAGAtagaaaattaattagaaaaaaaataaagtcaTCATTCAATAAtaggaaaaaacaaagtaaccatagtaTCTCCCATATAAGGATTATGTGCTATTCAAAATTTTGTAATTTGCTCTCTTATAGTATTATTTGGTAATATTTGAGTCTTGAAATATTTTCATAGATGACATTTAATCCAATTTAAATAGAAAATTAACTGATTTATTAATTCTTTTTGTCACATTACACAATTTTTGATACGTGATATTTACATGTgctaattgatttaattttttccatataaatttaatatgtggataaataaaaaaaattaattttttctatttatctacatattaagtctatatacaaaagaaaaaaaaattgttatattACATATCATGtgtcaaaaattgtgtcatgtgacaaaaaaaattaacaaatcgaTTAGTTTTATGTCCAATATGAGTTAAATGTCACCTATGTGGATACTATAGGGGCGAATGTTATCAAATAGTACCACATGCGTCAAATGACCAAATTTTGGATACCGTGTGAGACAAATAGGTGTATTTTGTACTTTGAACAACATCTATTAACCTcgtgaacttgcttaaagtgaccaTTGACTTTTTAAAAGGTAAGGGATCAAACAGTTACTCGaaccgaaaaataaaaattcgaaTCAGAAAAACTAATTAACCAAACTGATGGACATGATGGACACGGTTTAGATTTGTATATGTTAATAACGGTTAACGATttagattttatattttcaaaaaccaACTATTCCGGTTAAccaaaccatatatatatatatatatatatatatatatatatatatatatatatatatatatatttactttacttattaattaatatgcttctaaaaaaacttaattaatataaattataatggttagcaataaattaaaaaaagttaaaaaagttaggattaaaattaaaaagtaaagcACATATGAGATTCCACCACAGTTTGTTGGGCTTGTGATGAAGTGTGTATCGAATGTATTCATGTCTTTTCTTATCAATGGATAGCCTAGGAATTGGTTAAAGCCAACAAGAAGTCTTAGACAGGGGATCCAATCTCCTCATATCTGTTTTTTATATGTGTTGAAGTGTTATCTGCCAACATCAGAAAAGCGGAAGACTCAGATGATTTGCACGGAAGACTCAGATGATTTGCATGGAATTAAAGTCACCCAATACAGTCCAGGTATTTCACATTTATTCTTTGTTGATGATTCCTTTATCTTTGGTAGAGTTACTGTCACCGAAATTGTCAAACTATGCAACATTCTACGAGTATGAACTGTGTTCAAGACATGCAATTAATTTTGATAAGTCTGAAATCTCCTTCAGTACTGGGTGCCTCTTTCCACAATGTTGAATGTTAAAATCACAGGAGCGCTCCTGCAGTATTTGAGTCTCCCAACAGTCATCAGAGGAAGTAAAAAAGCTCTATGTTTTCTAACATCAAAGACGAAAGGTCCGGGGTTGGAAGGAACGGAATTTGTCAGTCGGAGGGAAGCAAGTATTAATCAATGCAGTCATTCAATCAATACCCACATATGTGATGTCCTGTTTTATGTTCCCTGAAACCTTTTGCTCTGAAATTCAACAACTTTTTAGCCGATTCTGGTGGGGTGGTTCTGGCACGAAGCGACTTCTGTGTTGGTTGGCATGGGAGGCACTTTGTCAAACGAAAAAAGATGGGGACTTGGCTTCTGTTGGATGCGGTCATTCAACACTGCTCAATTGGCAAAAATAGGTATGGCGGTTGTCCCGGAACACGGTTTCCTTATGCTCTAGGGTGTTAAAATCGAAATATTTCCCGCAATCACGTATACTAGAAGCAGAGCCTAGCTCGAATTCCAGTTATTTTTGGCAGAGTGTGATGGCAGCAAGACATATTGTACGCGATAACACTTATGTGGCAGGTTGGAGACGACGAAAACATACATATCTGGGAGGATCATTGTGTCTCTTCACTTAATGCTCGGTGACCTTTAGTGTGTCGTCTACCCTCTCGGCCCCGATTAGTGAATGAGCTATTTAATGCTGCATGTACAGATTGGGACTTAAACTTacttaattgtattttttcttACTCTCATTCTGCAAAAATTGCCAAAATCCGAACAAGCCCCTCACGCTACAAAGACGGGAGTTATTGGGGAGCCGCACCAAATGGCTGGTTCTCAGTTCGGTCTTGCTACCACCTGTCGGAACAATGAAGACGGGAGCGATGGGCAATTCCTTCCTCGTTGTCCAGGGCCCCTGATTTCTAGCAACAACTTTGGAAAATAACGATCCCTCCTAAAGTTCTGCATTTTGGCTCGAAATTAGCAAAGAATCCACTTCCGTGTAGCTGGAACCTCTGCCAGCACGGACTGCGGATTGACGAAACTTGCCGAACATGTGGCTATGATATGGAGGACCTCCACCACGTCTTCATACACTGCCCAATGACGACAGCAGTATGGAAAAGTGTAGTGCTGGCAGTCCGATGGGATCGAATTAGGGACCTGATCTCCGAGTATGGTTGATGGAATGTTTGGCGGCGTCAAGTACATCGGATGGTGAGTATGGACTGATTCTCCAATAGTGGATGTGGTACAGGCGCAACCGATTATTACACGAGGGAGTTACAATTGAGGCGAAAGTATTGATAGCTAAGGCCAAAAACGTTTATACCGAATGGCAGCAAACTCACTGTTTGTCGCCTACAACAATGACCGACAACGCACCCCTTAACCCTAACAAGGGCTAGTGTCCCCCTCCCAATGGCATTACTAAAATAAACTGTGATGCCACATGGGAGGGTAACGAGCTTTTCGCTAAGGCCGGAGTGGTTGCTCGAGATTCACTTGGCCACGTTCTGTTTAGCATAGGTATACCACTCAAACCGTGTTTATCAGCAGAAGCAGCTGAGTTGCACGCCATCTGGGAGAGTCTAATTTTGGCTAAAGAACTTAATTCTACACGGATTTGGATTGAATCAGATGCTAAGGGTGTCATTGATATTCTGCACCAAGGCAGTCCACCTCTTTCTGCGCTACATTTCTTGTTTATGAATGTGATCAATTTATCGCAATCTTTTTCTTTATGTTCCTTCAATTTAGTATATCGGGGAGGGAATCAAGTACATAATTTAGCTAGATGTGCAAAGGAGCTACAGTCACCGGTCATTCTCAAGGGCGATTGCTCAAATGCCGTGTGGAACTCTATTTGTATCCATATATTGCTCATATTTGATTTATGCACTATGTTgcctttccaaaaaaaaaaaagtaaaaaacaaaaatatacattattaacaaaattaatttcttaagtTATCTTTTGAATgtgaaatttaattatattgtatgaattaaatttattttgatacttaaaataatgtttattctctggtgagagtacgacaacccaacatagagtagtggtgcttgattttcgaagtaagAGATGCATGAGAAAACGAACACCACAagtggagactaagattaagtggtggaaactgtaaggggagaatcaacaaaaatttgtggatgagatggccaaaaaagatatttggacttgtaatatggatttagatatagattcgatatggactaagatggagcatagtataagggaagtagcgaaggaagttctaggggaatctaaaggtagcatgccaccgggtaaggacacatcttggtggacagaagaagtacgacaaacagtaaagagtaagcgagaatcctataaaatattagggaagtgcaggagtgatgagaactacgaaaagtacaaagggaagtaaagaagttcatacgagatgctagagcaaatgTGAATCGGGATTTAtacacaagattggatacgaaggaaggggaaagacacatatatagaattgctcggatgagagataggaagacgcgagatctcgaaaaagttaaatgtgtgaaggatgtggaccaaaaagtcatagttggagataaggatatcaaggaacgatggaggttctattttgataacttatttaatggagatcgcggacaagatgttggagatataagtatccctcacgatatgataaatcgtgaatgcatacggagaattcaaaagggtgaagtcaaaatggcattaaataagatgagattgaagaaagcagtagaacctgatggcatccctattgagatttggagatgtttgggagagagaggaatcgaatggttaacgacgtttttcaacaaaatttggagaaacaataagatgccatcagaatggaggaaaagttaTCATAATCCcattgtataagaacaaaggcgatgtccaagattgtgccaactatcgaggaatcaaattaatgagtcacactatgaaactgtgggagcgagtgatcgaacaaagggtACGAAGGACGgcgaagatctcggaaaaccagttccgctttatgccgggaagatcaaatatggaagccatccatctaatgagacaattaatggagcactatcgaaataagaagaaagacttgcatatggttttcattgacttggagaaggcatatgataaggtaccaagggaagtactttggtgggccttaataaggaaaggcatttcgcggaaatatattgacatcataaagaatatgtatgagggagcatgcacgagtgtacgcaccagtgttgggaagactgaagagttccctattacgattggagtgcatcaaggtcctgcactaagcccatttctttttgccattgttatggatgaactaacgagttcacttcaagatggtataccatggtgcatgttctttgcagatgatattgtgttggttgatgagacgaaagaatgcgtggagaggaagttggaactatggagacaaactttagaatctagaggctttaagttgagccgaagtaagacagaatatttggagtgtaagtttagcggcgataggagtagggaggcatggacaatcaccctagatgggagagttgttcaggcatcggattgctttcggtatttaggatctattatccaaacgggtggagaagtagatggagatgttgctcatagaattaaatctggttgggcaaagtggaagagtgctacgagtttcctttgtgaccccggcatacgtaatagattgaaggaaaaattctaccgcacggcaatcagaccagcacTGTTATAttgtacggagtgttgggcagtgaaacactgtcacactcATAAGATATCGGTggtggagatgcgtatgttgagatggatgtgtggtcatacgagaaaggaccggatgagtaatgaaataattaggacaaaaatAGGGGTTACATTtaatgagaataaaatgagggaaaaccgactaaggtggtttggtcaTGTAAGACGAAgggcgcttgatgcgccggttatgaggactgaagagtggcaaagtgATGTAGTgatgaggggtaggggaagacctaagcaaacttggaggaggagGATCAAGAgcgatatgagtttattggggattgaggaaaatatggtagtggatagaacagagtggagggagagaatttctgtcgctgacacgacttgatttcacggttttatacgatggttcatgttagccgatcccgaatcatttcgagactaaggctttgttgttgttgttgtaataattaaaataatgtttattgAACAATTAGTTTGTTTTAAATATCTAAACAAAAAATGCGGTTAATTTTCTCTATCTTATAAATAGAATAAGATGACTGCACTACATGAAAAGTGCATCACCCACCATAGAATTCAATTCCTCTTCTTCGGTTTTAAAACTCAGCTAACTTAGATATCGCAGTGAGTTCCCCGGTTTTCAACCCCTCCTTTAACTCCTTAAATGATTCATCGACTAACAGTTCATCCAAAAGTTCCTCTTACAATCCTCTAATATCAAAtaccaattatatatataaccaacaacaacaaaaggGAAAATTCAAGATATTAACATGAATCCAAACATCAATCAACTGGCTGAGATGTTTGAACCACAATCACGGAAGATCAGCTCATGGAACAACTTCAGTGTTTAGTTCAACTGTTATTAACCTTTTCAGATGTATCTAACAATTGATCCAAATACCTCAAACAACTTGAGGTGATAAAAAAAGGCCCCCGCCATATAGAACTTAAGTTAAGCATATCACTGTAAAAGCAACTTGAAGGAGCTAACCAATCGTTTTCAAAGTTGGAGGGGTCATTAAATTTATCGGGACAAGTTTCGGTGCTACACATGTATTAGGCGGGAAAAAAAATCCTTAAGCAAGTCAACCATTCAAAAAAGTTACATCATTGTGTACTAAACTttggtaaaagaaaaaaaaaaaaaagcatcagTAACAACCACACCAGTAATATTTTCACTCTTTGCTAAGTAATCATTCAGCTGTAGATCTGATTTGTACACACAAAAATTTACAAATGTGGCTCCCAAAAGCATGGAGTAGCGCAAAAGCAAGTCCTTTTCGGACTTTCCGTTCGCAAAATTACCAAGTTTAACATGGCATGATTTGTATTTACactaaaactataaatagaatgtTGGTTTCAAAACAGTAACAAGGTTTAGCAATCAGAAGACCTGGGTTGCTTGCATCCATGCTCCGGTATTAGATTCTCCGAGGCAGCTCTCTTTGGTCTCAACTGCAAGGAAAATGCCCATGAacagttaaaaaaaatgatatgtcATGTGATACTGATGCATCAATAACCAACCTTCTCTTCCGTCCCCTTGTAGATGTTCCTCAGAAGAATATTTTTGGCTTCAGTAGTTATCACTGCCAAGACAATTTTCAGAAAAAATGAGGATATTATATTACCTTTGGATCAACCAAATTCCAGAAAAATATGTACTAAATAAGCAAGAGTTGTGCAAGTCCAGCTGATTGAACTTGCTCAAGTTAAGTTTCAAAAGCTAGAATTGATCGTGCAGTACAAGCTTTCGGTGAATGTGCGGAAACTACCAACAATGACTAGCATTAGTAAAGGCCTATGAACATCCTAGAGCATCCAGCGCTCTATCAAAAGTGACGAGCAATTCATTTCAAATGTTGAAAGATAATAAGGAAGTTTGATACAAGAGATTGAGTATATTTTCTCACCAAATAACGGATCTAAAACTGGGGAAGCATTGTTATAGAAGTATTAGCTCTTTAGGAATAACAGATTTAAAATGTGTGGAAACTCTTATATATATCTATCTACTGTTTGGAATAGAACATCAAATATGAGCTACAAAAAGAAGAATCAAACAGGAACTCAATCTCCCTATTCCTTTGCTAGAGTATATGCTCGTCCATGTTAAATTCTCCGTTTTAACACCATACTTTCTTCAATAAAAGATTGCATTTTGTTCTAAAGAAATCTGTTGTCCTCTAAGAAAGaactaaagaaaaaaaattgaagaagcaTTCTTAAATATCATGAAAGGCTTAGGTTATTGTTGCTTATAAATTCTCAACATAGAAACTAACATAGGTTATTCGATGGATGAAGTCAAAAAATGATGCCGTGAACAAAGACGAGCACATTCTAACACAGAGAGAAGTACTCTTGTATGATA
The DNA window shown above is from Euphorbia lathyris chromosome 1, ddEupLath1.1, whole genome shotgun sequence and carries:
- the LOC136210863 gene encoding 2-C-methyl-D-erythritol 2,4-cyclodiphosphate synthase, chloroplastic, which produces MAMATQLYTSYSPISTNNSNTTNTTKISPLPFQYKPSSSSLSSKPITRLSISAAAGTTAVQTDAPTTSSKGPKSLPFRIGHGFDLHRLEPGYPLIIGGINIPHERGCEAHSDGDVLLHCVVDAILGALGLPDIGQIFPDSDPKWKGAASSVFIEEAVKLMHEAGYDIGNLDATLILQRPKLSPHKEAIRANLCELLGADPSVINLKAKTHEKVDSLGENRSIAAHTVVLLMKK